The genomic DNA GCACCGAGGAAGCCGAGCCGAAGAACCCGAAGCGCCGCTGCAGCCGCCGTCGCcgctgcagccgccgccgccgccgctgcagccgccgccgcctctCTGACGGCTTCGACAGCTTTGCCACCTATTTCGGAAGGGTGCTGCAGCGGGTCCAGGAGGGCCTGAGCCTCTCGCAGGAGGCTGTGAACGTCATGGATTCGTTCGTGAAGGACATCTTTGAGCGAATCGCCGACGAGGCAGCGCGCCTGGTCCGCTCCAGCAAGCGCTCCACCCTCACCTCCAGAGACATGCAGACCTCCGTGCGCCTGCTGCTGCCTGGGAAAAGGGGCAAGCACGCCATATCCAGCGCCACCAAGGCAGTAATTCGGTACTTCACCGGCAAATGAGCTGCCTCCGGACCACCTGAGCATCGCAAACCAAAGGATCTTTTCAGAGCCACCTCAGTTTTCTTAATAAGAACTGTATTCTAACAAAC from Balaenoptera acutorostrata chromosome X, mBalAcu1.1, whole genome shotgun sequence includes the following:
- the LOC130706317 gene encoding late histone H2B.L4-like, with the protein product MLEPSSEASEESPGTKETSEESPGTKETSEESPGTKETSEESPGTKETSEESPGTEEAEPKNPKRRCSRRRRCSRRRRRCSRRRLSDGFDSFATYFGRVLQRVQEGLSLSQEAVNVMDSFVKDIFERIADEAARLVRSSKRSTLTSRDMQTSVRLLLPGKRGKHAISSATKAVIRYFTGK